A region from the Bradyrhizobium erythrophlei genome encodes:
- a CDS encoding protein-glutamate methylesterase/protein-glutamine glutaminase: MSVALTSSPAPTSTRQEPLRVMVVDDSVVIRGLISRWIGSEPDMVVAASLRTGLDAVNQIERVNPDVAVLDIEMPDLDGISALPLLLAKKRNLIIIMASTLTRRNAEISFRALSLGASDYIPKPESTREASAADTFHHDLIQKIRSLGAKVRRRPPATSSPALDRAREPLTRPMPSPVAQPPLMRRAFSIHAPRVLLIGSSTGGPQALMALVTELGPVIDRFPVLITQHMPPTFTTILAEHLARSSHRPAHEAVDGEIVKAGRIYLAPGGRHMRVVRHGADAAIALDDGPAVNFCKPAVDPLFTSAIDVWQGGVLALVLTGMGSDGMRGGKEIVAAGGSVIAQDEASSVVWGMPGAAANAGICAAVLPLNQIAPKLVRVFAGDRS, encoded by the coding sequence ATGAGTGTTGCTTTGACAAGTTCCCCAGCCCCGACTTCGACACGGCAAGAGCCGTTGCGGGTGATGGTGGTCGACGATTCCGTCGTTATCCGGGGATTGATCTCCCGTTGGATCGGATCCGAACCGGACATGGTGGTCGCGGCCTCGCTGCGCACCGGCCTTGACGCCGTCAACCAGATCGAGCGCGTCAATCCCGATGTCGCCGTACTCGATATCGAAATGCCGGACCTCGACGGCATTTCTGCGCTGCCGCTGCTGCTGGCGAAGAAGCGCAACCTGATCATCATCATGGCGTCGACCCTGACCCGCCGCAACGCGGAGATCAGTTTCAGGGCGCTCTCGCTCGGCGCTTCGGACTACATCCCGAAGCCCGAAAGCACCCGCGAAGCGTCGGCCGCCGACACCTTTCACCACGACCTGATCCAGAAAATCCGCTCGCTCGGCGCCAAGGTCCGCCGCAGGCCCCCGGCGACATCGTCGCCGGCGCTGGACCGGGCGAGAGAGCCGTTGACGCGGCCCATGCCGTCGCCGGTTGCGCAGCCGCCGCTGATGCGCCGCGCCTTCAGCATCCACGCGCCGCGGGTGCTCCTGATCGGTTCATCGACCGGCGGTCCACAGGCGCTGATGGCGCTGGTGACCGAACTGGGCCCCGTGATCGACCGCTTTCCGGTGCTGATTACGCAACATATGCCGCCGACCTTCACCACCATTCTAGCCGAGCATTTGGCGCGATCGAGCCATCGGCCGGCGCACGAAGCGGTCGATGGCGAGATCGTCAAGGCCGGCCGGATCTATCTCGCTCCGGGTGGCCGCCATATGCGCGTCGTACGCCACGGCGCCGACGCCGCGATCGCCCTCGATGACGGCCCGGCGGTCAATTTCTGCAAGCCCGCGGTCGATCCGTTGTTCACCTCGGCGATCGATGTCTGGCAGGGCGGCGTTCTCGCGCTGGTGCTGACCGGCATGGGCTCGGACGGGATGCGGGGCGGCAAGGAGATCGTCGCGGCCGGCGGCAGCGTGATCGCCCAGGACGAAGCCTCGAGCGTTGTCTGGGGCATGCCCGGTGCTGCCGCGAATGCGGGAATTTGCGCCGCCGTTCTGCCGCTCAATCAGATCGCTCCGAAGCTGGTGCGGGTGTTCGCGGGAGATCGCTCGTGA
- a CDS encoding response regulator → MRTCLVVDDSSVIRKVARRILEGLDFQIIEAEDGEKALEVCKRGLPDAILLDWNMPIMDGYEFLGNLRRMPGGDQPKVVFCTTENDVAHIARALHAGANEYIMKPFDKDIVTAKFQEVGLI, encoded by the coding sequence ATGAGAACATGTCTTGTAGTTGATGACTCGAGCGTCATCCGAAAGGTCGCAAGGCGCATCCTGGAAGGTCTCGACTTCCAGATCATCGAAGCCGAGGACGGCGAGAAGGCGCTGGAAGTCTGCAAGCGCGGACTGCCCGACGCCATTCTGCTCGACTGGAACATGCCGATCATGGATGGCTATGAATTCCTCGGCAATCTGCGTCGCATGCCCGGCGGCGACCAGCCCAAGGTGGTGTTCTGCACCACCGAGAACGACGTCGCGCACATCGCGCGCGCGCTGCACGCCGGCGCCAACGAATACATCATGAAGCCATTCGACAAGGACATCGTCACCGCGAAGTTCCAGGAAGTCGGATTGATCTGA
- a CDS encoding CheR family methyltransferase translates to MTPLDYDFLRKLLKERSGLDLSADKQYLVESRLIPLARRAGLPGIAELVAKIRTGAAALTSEVVEAMTTNETFFFRDKIPFDHLRQAILPALVQARASRRSLRIWCAASSTGQEPYSIAMCVKEFAGLSGWRVEIVATDLSQEVLEKSKAGLYSQFEVQRGLPIQMLVKHFTQTGELWQLNADIRAMVQHRQLNLLQDFSHLGTFDVIFCRNVLIYFDQDTKVGIFERVSRMLEPDGVLALGAAETVVGISDAFKPYPERRGLYRVNTERAARAGVSATMPQVLKLVGAR, encoded by the coding sequence GTGACGCCATTGGATTACGACTTTCTGCGCAAGCTTCTGAAGGAACGCTCCGGCCTCGACCTGTCCGCCGACAAGCAATACCTGGTCGAAAGCCGGTTGATCCCGCTGGCGCGACGGGCGGGACTGCCCGGCATCGCCGAGCTCGTGGCGAAAATCAGAACCGGTGCCGCGGCGCTCACATCGGAAGTGGTCGAGGCGATGACCACCAACGAGACCTTCTTTTTCCGCGACAAGATTCCGTTCGATCATCTGCGCCAAGCGATCCTGCCGGCGCTGGTGCAGGCCCGCGCCAGCCGGCGTTCTCTGCGGATCTGGTGCGCGGCGTCCTCCACCGGGCAGGAGCCCTATTCGATCGCGATGTGCGTCAAGGAATTCGCCGGGCTTTCGGGCTGGCGGGTCGAAATCGTCGCGACCGATCTGTCGCAGGAGGTGCTCGAGAAGTCGAAGGCGGGACTCTACAGCCAGTTCGAGGTGCAGCGCGGCCTGCCGATCCAGATGCTGGTCAAGCATTTCACCCAAACCGGGGAGCTGTGGCAGCTCAATGCCGATATCCGCGCCATGGTGCAGCACCGGCAACTCAATCTGCTGCAGGATTTTTCCCACCTTGGCACGTTCGACGTGATCTTCTGCCGCAACGTCCTGATCTATTTCGACCAGGACACCAAGGTCGGCATCTTCGAACGCGTGTCGCGGATGCTCGAGCCCGACGGCGTGCTGGCGCTCGGTGCGGCCGAAACCGTGGTGGGAATCTCCGACGCTTTCAAGCCCTATCCCGAACGCCGCGGGCTTTACCGGGTGAACACCGAACGGGCCGCGCGCGCCGGTGTCTCGGCGACCATGCCGCAGGTGCTGAAGCTGGTCGGCGCGCGCTGA
- a CDS encoding chemotaxis protein CheW, whose translation MTSKTDLTEGAVAEYVTAMIGGQLFGLPISRVQDVFMPERLTRVPLSPGEIAGVLNLRGRIVTVVDMRARLGLPRADDGKPPMAVGVDLRGESYGLLIDQIGEVLRLPDAGREENPVNLDPRMAKLAGGVHRLDGQLMVVLDVDRVLEIVPDLMAA comes from the coding sequence ATGACCAGCAAGACCGACTTGACCGAAGGCGCCGTCGCCGAATACGTCACCGCGATGATCGGAGGCCAGCTGTTCGGGCTGCCGATCTCCCGCGTCCAGGACGTGTTCATGCCGGAACGGCTGACGCGGGTGCCGCTGTCGCCCGGCGAGATCGCCGGTGTGCTCAATCTGCGCGGCCGCATCGTCACCGTGGTGGACATGCGCGCCCGGCTAGGGCTGCCCAGGGCCGACGACGGCAAGCCGCCGATGGCGGTCGGCGTCGACCTGCGCGGCGAGTCCTACGGCCTGCTGATCGACCAGATCGGCGAGGTCCTCAGGCTTCCCGACGCGGGCCGCGAGGAAAATCCCGTCAATCTCGATCCCCGCATGGCCAAGCTCGCCGGCGGCGTGCATCGCCTCGACGGTCAGCTCATGGTCGTCCTCGATGTCGATCGCGTCCTCGAAATCGTGCCTGATTTGATGGCGGCATAA
- a CDS encoding glutathionylspermidine synthase family protein codes for MQRLACPERDDWRLTAEQTGFEFHTIDGERYWDERACYAFTLDEIENQIEAPTAEIDAMCLELVGCAVDDDEYLSRLKIPETFWPLISESWHRDEASLYGRLDLRFDGSGPAKLLEYNADTPTSIFEAAVFQWTWLEQAIDRHIVPGHADQFNSIHERLIEAWNRLGAGRHLHLTGTTDNPEDAGTLTYLEDTARQAGLATTLIDIEDIGLRDDGCFVDLDDRPMGLVFKLYPWEWMFHDEFGARLARAPTRWIEPPWKALLSNKGILPLLWEMFPDHPNLLPAFFDDDPNAAHLGTSFVRKPLFSREGANVTLVSDGTTVMEQQGPYGAEGFVRQALAPLPNFSGQHPVIGSWLIDHVPCGLSIREDENPITGNTSRFLPHAIL; via the coding sequence ATGCAGCGCCTCGCCTGTCCCGAGCGCGACGACTGGCGCCTGACCGCCGAGCAAACCGGGTTCGAGTTTCACACCATCGACGGCGAGCGCTACTGGGACGAGCGCGCCTGTTACGCGTTCACGCTGGACGAGATCGAAAATCAGATCGAAGCGCCGACCGCTGAAATCGACGCGATGTGCCTCGAACTCGTCGGCTGCGCGGTCGATGACGACGAATATCTGAGCCGGCTGAAGATCCCGGAAACCTTCTGGCCGCTGATCTCGGAAAGCTGGCACCGCGACGAGGCCAGCCTCTACGGCCGGCTCGACCTCCGCTTCGACGGATCCGGGCCGGCAAAACTGCTGGAATACAACGCGGATACGCCGACTTCGATCTTCGAGGCGGCGGTGTTCCAGTGGACATGGCTGGAGCAGGCGATCGATCGGCACATCGTTCCCGGCCATGCCGACCAGTTCAATTCGATCCATGAACGTCTGATCGAAGCGTGGAATAGGCTCGGCGCGGGCCGCCATCTTCATCTCACGGGAACCACCGACAACCCCGAGGACGCCGGCACGCTGACCTATCTCGAGGATACCGCACGTCAGGCCGGCCTCGCCACCACGCTGATCGACATCGAGGACATCGGCTTGCGCGACGACGGCTGCTTCGTCGATCTCGACGATCGGCCGATGGGGCTCGTGTTCAAGCTGTACCCCTGGGAATGGATGTTCCACGACGAATTCGGCGCCCGCCTCGCCAGGGCGCCGACGCGCTGGATCGAGCCGCCGTGGAAAGCCCTGCTCTCCAACAAGGGCATTCTTCCCCTTTTGTGGGAGATGTTTCCGGATCACCCCAACCTGCTGCCGGCCTTCTTCGACGACGACCCGAACGCAGCACACCTCGGGACGAGCTTCGTGCGCAAGCCGCTTTTTTCGCGCGAGGGCGCCAACGTCACGCTGGTCAGCGACGGCACGACGGTGATGGAACAGCAAGGCCCCTATGGCGCCGAAGGTTTCGTGCGCCAGGCGCTCGCACCGCTGCCGAACTTTTCCGGGCAACATCCGGTGATCGGAAGCTGGCTGATCGACCACGTGCCGTGCGGGCTATCGATCCGTGAGGACGAGAATCCGATCACCGGCAATACGTCGCGGTTCCTGCCGCACGCGATTCTCTGA